Proteins co-encoded in one Terriglobales bacterium genomic window:
- a CDS encoding non-lysosomal glucosylceramidase, whose translation MKRNFQTCLLSLIVLVFVRVLWAGDQIPKAAWKRGIGEPLANAGARKPSLPAAEMIDDGYWQGAPVGGFGAGTFSRTYRGDFSRWHLKAGINKYQTVFANQFSMYQKSEGDSQGTAQVLAATHPGGGALSSWKWDYPLGAGDYYALYPKSWFDYRWEKFPAHVVLEQFSPILPNNYKETSYPVAIYRWHAENPTSKPVTVSIMVTWANMLGWFRDFTPNMDQQLNSGNFNKFVAAPAGAAGTMKGIVLDRNRKTPVQDEWDGQFVIATLEQPGIEVSYQQTFQIRDDGRSVWDPFSATGKLSNDHQEWYSSDEPLGTALAVTFTLKPGEKRTVPMVIAWDLPVVQFGSGRKWYRHYTDFYGTSGTNAWKIAQDALSNASAWSDAIDKWQAEYINDDSKPLWYRGMLFNELYILADGGSVWGRPVNAGPKTAESFAFLECFDYPFYATLDVRFYGSMPLIKFWPDIDKQVLREFAATVPQNISDRTIWRWKTEHSDGVAFRIRKIKGAVPHDLGVPKEDPFFQVNQFNWQNTSDWKDLNSKFVLMVWRDFVLTGGTDTKFLETTWPAVDEAMQHLRQYDRNGDGLPENDGFPDQTYDEWVVKGESAYCGGLYLAALRASEEIARKLGRTQAVNDYHNLFLRAQKSYIDKLWTGEYFRYDVASDYRDNIQADQLAGQWYANLTGLGDLVPKNMRETALKKIFDFNVMKFANGEMGAANGMGADGSIIKIKSNQQVQEVWGGTTFGLASEMIAEGMRDEAFKTAWGVYNVTYQTKGYWFRTPEAWDIDGYFRASMYMREAAIWAMEMVKPVGK comes from the coding sequence TTTTTCCCGTACTTATCGCGGCGACTTCAGCCGCTGGCACTTGAAGGCCGGCATAAACAAATACCAGACAGTCTTCGCCAATCAATTCAGCATGTATCAGAAGTCGGAAGGGGACTCACAGGGAACGGCGCAGGTCCTCGCGGCTACGCATCCCGGAGGTGGGGCTCTCAGCAGTTGGAAGTGGGACTATCCCCTGGGTGCGGGTGACTATTACGCTCTTTATCCCAAATCCTGGTTTGACTATCGCTGGGAGAAATTTCCTGCGCATGTGGTGCTGGAGCAGTTTTCGCCCATCCTGCCCAACAACTACAAGGAGACCAGCTATCCGGTCGCGATCTACCGTTGGCACGCGGAAAATCCCACCTCGAAGCCGGTGACGGTCTCGATCATGGTCACATGGGCCAACATGCTTGGCTGGTTCCGCGACTTCACTCCCAACATGGATCAGCAACTGAATTCTGGTAACTTCAACAAATTTGTCGCCGCACCGGCGGGCGCAGCAGGGACCATGAAGGGCATTGTCCTGGATCGCAATCGAAAGACGCCCGTGCAGGATGAGTGGGATGGGCAATTCGTGATTGCCACGCTAGAGCAGCCGGGCATTGAAGTCTCTTATCAGCAGACGTTTCAGATTCGCGACGACGGGCGCTCAGTATGGGATCCATTTTCCGCGACCGGCAAGCTGTCCAATGATCACCAGGAGTGGTACAGCAGCGACGAGCCGCTGGGAACAGCGCTGGCGGTGACGTTCACCTTGAAACCTGGCGAGAAGCGCACTGTGCCCATGGTTATAGCGTGGGACCTTCCAGTCGTGCAATTCGGATCGGGCCGCAAATGGTACCGCCACTACACAGACTTCTACGGGACCAGCGGCACCAATGCGTGGAAGATCGCGCAAGATGCGTTGAGCAATGCCAGCGCCTGGAGCGATGCCATCGACAAGTGGCAGGCCGAATACATCAACGACGATAGTAAGCCGCTCTGGTATCGGGGAATGCTGTTTAACGAACTCTATATTCTGGCTGATGGAGGATCGGTGTGGGGCCGTCCTGTCAACGCTGGTCCGAAGACTGCCGAGAGCTTTGCCTTTCTCGAGTGCTTTGACTATCCGTTCTACGCCACGCTCGACGTGCGCTTCTACGGCTCCATGCCCCTGATCAAGTTCTGGCCAGATATTGACAAACAGGTGCTGCGGGAATTTGCCGCCACCGTGCCGCAAAATATCTCTGACCGGACGATTTGGCGCTGGAAGACCGAACACAGCGATGGAGTGGCATTCCGCATTCGCAAAATAAAAGGCGCGGTGCCGCACGATCTGGGTGTTCCCAAGGAGGATCCGTTTTTCCAGGTGAATCAGTTCAATTGGCAGAACACCAGCGACTGGAAGGACCTCAACAGCAAATTCGTGCTCATGGTGTGGCGCGATTTTGTCCTGACTGGCGGAACTGATACGAAGTTTCTCGAAACTACCTGGCCCGCGGTCGATGAAGCCATGCAGCATCTCCGACAGTACGACCGCAACGGCGACGGCTTGCCGGAAAACGATGGCTTTCCCGATCAAACCTATGATGAGTGGGTGGTCAAAGGCGAAAGCGCGTACTGCGGGGGGCTTTATCTAGCGGCACTGCGTGCCTCCGAGGAGATTGCGCGCAAGCTTGGGCGTACGCAGGCGGTTAACGACTACCACAATCTGTTTCTGCGGGCGCAGAAAAGCTACATCGACAAGCTGTGGACGGGAGAATACTTCCGCTACGACGTAGCCAGCGATTATCGCGACAACATCCAGGCCGACCAGCTCGCCGGACAGTGGTATGCGAACCTGACCGGCCTGGGAGATCTGGTACCAAAAAACATGCGAGAGACGGCGCTTAAGAAAATCTTTGACTTCAATGTCATGAAGTTCGCCAATGGCGAGATGGGGGCGGCTAATGGCATGGGGGCCGACGGCTCCATCATCAAGATCAAGAGTAATCAACAAGTGCAGGAGGTCTGGGGCGGGACGACCTTTGGTCTCGCTTCTGAGATGATTGCAGAAGGCATGCGGGACGAGGCCTTCAAGACCGCGTGGGGCGTGTATAACGTCACATATCAGACGAAGGGCTATTGGTTTCGCACGCCGGAAGCATGGGATATCGACGGCTATTTCCGAGCTTCGATGTACATGCGTGAGGCTGCCATCTGGGCGATGGAGATGGTGAAACCAGTAGGGAAGTAG
- a CDS encoding AI-2E family transporter, producing the protein MEQVLGRALALSADAQATLEQGAPTPPPPVPSEEAEVLQASIKAGSLAQIIVAAIAVLGLLYVLKLVMVTTLTATLLAFVLEPMVAGLARLRVPRAAGALIAVMLMLTLAAGLGYFFYNRAVDFATELPRYSGKIRAEIGKLRSQTKTIADGTRAIIEEPSSNKQRPVQVEVKEAPGLVGLFSKNASALSDLLLALTFIPFLVYFMLTSKDHVHTATVRLFPKEHRLVAYRTVGRISEMIRSFLMGNVLVGLINSAVSILLFWVLGIPFFYFLGVISGFVSLVPYLGAFLALLPPLAAGVGILNKTEAVTVVVVVVGLHLLTMNVLYPKLVGQRLQLNPLAVTLALLFWGWIWGAMGLILAVPLLGATKVVCDYVDPLRGLGQWLGGA; encoded by the coding sequence GTGGAACAGGTCCTCGGCCGGGCACTGGCCTTATCCGCTGATGCCCAGGCAACCTTAGAACAGGGTGCGCCCACGCCTCCTCCTCCAGTTCCCAGCGAAGAAGCAGAGGTGCTGCAGGCTTCGATCAAAGCTGGATCCCTTGCTCAGATTATTGTGGCAGCCATTGCTGTATTGGGTCTGCTTTACGTGCTGAAATTGGTGATGGTCACCACCCTGACGGCCACCCTGCTGGCCTTTGTGCTGGAGCCCATGGTTGCTGGACTCGCCCGCCTGAGAGTGCCCCGTGCCGCGGGAGCTCTTATCGCGGTTATGCTGATGCTGACGCTAGCCGCCGGGCTGGGCTACTTCTTCTACAATCGGGCGGTTGATTTCGCCACCGAGCTACCACGCTATTCCGGGAAGATACGTGCAGAAATCGGGAAACTACGCAGCCAGACCAAAACCATTGCCGACGGCACTCGCGCCATCATCGAAGAGCCTTCCTCAAACAAGCAGCGGCCCGTGCAGGTCGAAGTGAAGGAGGCGCCGGGACTTGTGGGGCTCTTCTCCAAGAACGCAAGTGCGCTAAGCGACCTGCTGCTGGCTCTTACTTTCATTCCCTTTCTTGTCTATTTCATGCTCACCTCGAAAGATCACGTGCACACAGCGACCGTCCGCCTGTTTCCCAAGGAACATCGGCTGGTGGCGTACCGCACAGTAGGTCGGATCTCAGAGATGATTCGCAGCTTTCTCATGGGCAATGTGTTAGTCGGGCTGATCAATTCCGCCGTAAGCATCCTGCTTTTCTGGGTGCTCGGCATACCCTTCTTCTACTTCCTGGGAGTAATCAGCGGATTCGTAAGCCTCGTTCCTTACCTCGGCGCGTTTCTGGCTCTTCTTCCTCCGCTCGCTGCTGGCGTTGGCATTCTAAACAAGACGGAAGCTGTGACCGTGGTGGTTGTCGTCGTGGGGCTGCATCTGTTGACCATGAATGTGCTCTATCCCAAGCTGGTAGGTCAACGATTGCAGTTGAATCCACTGGCCGTTACCCTGGCTCTCCTGTTCTGGGGATGGATCTGGGGAGCCATGGGGCTGATCCTGGCTGTGCCACTGCTGGGCGCGACCAAAGTTGTCTGCGATTATGTCGACCCCCTGCGCGGATTGGGACAATGGCTGGGAGGAGCATGA